In a genomic window of uncultured Sphaerochaeta sp.:
- a CDS encoding adenine deaminase C-terminal domain-containing protein — protein sequence MKRSEMKQVYDGHRKADLVIKGGTLVNVLSAELYLADVAIVDDRIITTGDVSQYIGPQTKVMDASGKYVAPGFIDGHIHPESSNLSMRSFAKILLKHGTTSIMTDLHEIGVVCGLEGIEATLEEAKQTDLSLYFVVPSHVPFSPNMETSGGQFDASIIARALDREDAVGLSEIVAPYVVMGYPDLLEAMELTRLQNKSLQGHLPEASGPALDTCLALGVNTDHECLHAEEALERIRKGCHVMMREGSAARNMPDLIKILTEHHLDSTLCSIVTDDLHTIDVVDRGHLDESLRTALSCGLDFVKAVQLVTINAARCFHLDWEIGAIAPGRRADITILDSCEQPKVTDVISKGKLVVEKGKLLVDYPLQQHDPILLKTITLPHGSIEAKDLGIAVDPKAKQAKVLGMRTLDWIPITIAQEGVLPVKDGYIQANTNQDLLLIAQVERYGKNGNIGKAFMAGFNLKKGAMASSVAHDNHNIIVLGTNLEDMALAVNRVAALDGGQVMVVDGKVVEEISYPICGLLSDLGAEELAQKKKMLIKASQDAGSTIGFPFLFLSFIGLAAIPEYAITDKGFIDVLKQSIIEPVLELVY from the coding sequence ATGAAACGGAGTGAAATGAAGCAAGTGTATGATGGCCATCGAAAAGCGGACCTGGTCATCAAGGGCGGAACATTGGTGAATGTACTCTCTGCAGAGCTGTACCTTGCTGATGTTGCAATCGTGGACGACCGTATCATCACCACCGGTGATGTATCGCAGTACATCGGGCCTCAGACAAAAGTCATGGATGCCAGCGGCAAGTATGTTGCTCCCGGATTCATTGATGGCCACATTCATCCCGAAAGTTCGAACCTCTCCATGCGGTCGTTCGCCAAGATTCTTCTCAAGCATGGCACTACCAGCATCATGACCGATTTGCACGAGATTGGGGTTGTCTGTGGGCTGGAAGGTATTGAGGCAACACTTGAGGAAGCAAAGCAGACGGACCTTTCACTCTACTTTGTGGTTCCTTCCCATGTTCCCTTCTCACCGAACATGGAGACCAGCGGTGGCCAGTTCGATGCCTCGATCATCGCCCGTGCCCTGGACCGGGAGGATGCTGTTGGTTTGAGTGAAATCGTGGCTCCCTATGTGGTGATGGGCTATCCTGATCTTTTGGAGGCTATGGAGCTGACACGGCTACAGAACAAGAGCTTGCAGGGACATCTCCCCGAGGCCTCAGGACCTGCCTTGGATACCTGTCTTGCACTGGGAGTGAATACCGACCATGAGTGTCTGCATGCGGAGGAAGCTTTGGAGAGGATTCGCAAGGGCTGCCATGTCATGATGCGTGAGGGATCGGCGGCTCGCAATATGCCGGACCTGATCAAGATCCTGACCGAACATCACCTTGATTCCACGCTCTGCTCCATCGTCACCGACGACCTGCACACCATCGATGTGGTTGACAGAGGGCATCTTGATGAATCGCTGAGGACAGCCCTTTCCTGTGGACTCGACTTTGTGAAAGCTGTACAGCTGGTTACCATAAATGCTGCCCGCTGTTTCCATCTTGATTGGGAGATCGGTGCCATTGCCCCAGGAAGACGGGCCGATATCACCATTCTTGACAGTTGTGAGCAACCGAAGGTGACTGACGTCATCTCCAAGGGCAAGCTGGTAGTGGAGAAGGGCAAGCTTCTTGTCGATTATCCCCTTCAGCAGCATGACCCGATCTTGCTCAAGACCATTACCCTGCCGCATGGAAGCATAGAAGCGAAAGATCTAGGCATTGCCGTCGATCCGAAGGCAAAACAGGCCAAGGTCTTGGGAATGAGAACCTTGGATTGGATTCCCATCACCATTGCCCAGGAAGGGGTGCTCCCGGTCAAGGATGGGTATATCCAAGCCAATACCAACCAAGACCTGTTGCTCATCGCCCAGGTCGAACGGTATGGAAAGAACGGGAATATCGGCAAGGCCTTCATGGCAGGATTCAACCTCAAGAAAGGTGCAATGGCATCCTCTGTTGCCCATGACAACCATAACATCATCGTCTTGGGTACAAACCTTGAGGATATGGCATTGGCTGTGAACCGGGTGGCAGCACTTGACGGTGGCCAGGTCATGGTGGTCGACGGCAAAGTGGTTGAGGAGATTTCTTATCCAATCTGCGGGTTGCTCAGTGACTTGGGTGCAGAAGAGCTTGCCCAGAAGAAAAAAATGCTGATCAAGGCATCCCAGGATGCAGGTTCAACCATTGGTTTCCCGTTCCTATT